One part of the Rutidosis leptorrhynchoides isolate AG116_Rl617_1_P2 chromosome 1, CSIRO_AGI_Rlap_v1, whole genome shotgun sequence genome encodes these proteins:
- the LOC139846174 gene encoding uncharacterized protein, translating to MPIESYKEYFRNHLIIDELSYDKSTLINQHSDFITKLTSEQKDAYDQIMKAVDQSKEGVFFLYGYGGTGKTFLWKTLSAALRSKGEIVLNVASSGIASLLLSGGRTAHSRFHIPLHPTDESFYTISPSRKLGELIRRTKLFIWDEAPMRQLVGVFESNERKEEKETEQHSDEQLKKTQTLIKVSGRF from the exons ATGCCCATCGAATCATATAAGGAATATTTCAGAAATCATCTTATTATAGATGAGCTCTCCTACGACAAAAGTACACTTATAAATCAACATtcagatttcattacaaagttaacaTCCGAACAAAAGGATGCATATGATCAGATAATGAAAGCGGTTGATCAGAGCAAAGAAGGTGTGTTCTTTTTGTACGGTTATGGTGGTACTGGAAAAACCTTCCTTTGGAAAACACTCTCAGCTGCATTGCGCAGTAAAGGAGAAATTGTTTTAAATGTTGCGTCAAGTGGGATAGCATCTTTGCTATTATCTGGAGGTCGGACGGCTCATTCACGTTTTCACATACCGCTTCATCCTACGGATGAGTCATTTTATACTATTTCTCCAAGCAGAAAATTGGGTGAGCTCATTCGGAGAACAAAACTGTTTATTTGGGATGAGGCCCCGATG AGACAATTGGTTGGGGTATTTGAATCAAACGAacgaaaagaagaaaaagaaactgaGCAGCACAGTGATGAACAGTTGAAAAAAACTCAAACATTGATTAAGGTTTCTGGACGTTTTTAG